Proteins from one Gibbsiella quercinecans genomic window:
- a CDS encoding dihydrodipicolinate synthase family protein — translation MTRKIEGVLTAIVTTFDHQGAYHPAAMRVQIRRQLAAGNGIFCGGTNGEFFVLNEKEKLAVTQTCVEEVNGQAAVVGHIGEISTRETIHLGKQVAALGVDAVSVITPYFVPLKQEELIYHYLKIADAVPVPVFLYNIPARTGNTLQPETVRQLAQHPNIIGIKDSAGSYDSLKGFLQAAEGISGFNVLNGPDSLIHQGFVDGCSACISGLANVAPDEINAIWAHFQRGDIAASRQAQENVTGLRTDLYSVAFSPAAVKKALALLGHEVGESRYAVRFSEQDEQRIRQVVQQYLQ, via the coding sequence ATGACCAGAAAAATAGAGGGCGTACTCACCGCCATTGTCACCACCTTTGATCACCAGGGGGCATATCACCCAGCGGCGATGCGCGTGCAGATCCGCCGCCAGTTGGCCGCCGGCAACGGGATTTTCTGCGGCGGTACCAACGGCGAATTCTTTGTGCTGAATGAAAAAGAGAAGCTGGCGGTGACCCAGACCTGCGTGGAGGAAGTGAACGGCCAGGCGGCGGTGGTCGGCCATATCGGCGAGATCTCCACGCGTGAAACCATTCATCTGGGTAAACAGGTGGCCGCGCTTGGGGTGGATGCCGTATCGGTGATCACCCCGTACTTTGTGCCGCTCAAGCAGGAAGAGCTGATTTATCACTACCTGAAAATCGCCGATGCGGTTCCGGTGCCGGTGTTTCTCTACAACATCCCGGCGCGCACGGGCAACACCCTGCAGCCGGAAACCGTGCGCCAACTGGCGCAACACCCGAACATTATCGGCATCAAGGACAGCGCCGGCAGCTACGACAGCCTGAAAGGCTTCTTGCAGGCGGCCGAAGGCATCAGCGGCTTTAATGTGCTGAACGGGCCGGATTCGTTGATCCACCAGGGCTTTGTCGACGGTTGCAGCGCCTGTATCTCCGGGCTGGCCAACGTGGCGCCTGATGAAATCAATGCTATTTGGGCGCATTTCCAACGTGGCGATATCGCTGCATCGCGCCAGGCGCAGGAAAACGTCACCGGCTTGCGCACCGATCTGTACAGCGTGGCGTTCTCGCCGGCGGCGGTGAAAAAGGCCCTGGCGCTGCTCGGTCATGAGGTGGGCGAAAGCCGTTATGCCGTGCGCTTTAGCGAGCAGGATGAACAACGTATTCGCCAGGTTGTGCAGCAGTATTTGCAATAA
- the mgtA gene encoding magnesium-translocating P-type ATPase gives MKLKTLPRRLLGLFSRSLPRRLVHRDSLLDSVSAGSHEMQHGLAEQRLASAAATATQLYERFHSHPEGITETDAARARQQHGENIVDDQQKEAWWQHLWHCYRNPFNLLLTALSMISYATEDLTAALVIALMVVISTLLNFIQEARSNRAADALKAMVSNTATVIRSDALTGKSEHVELPISQLVPGDIIKLAAGDMIPADLRLLTAKDLFISQAALTGESLPVEKSAAPRSLADDPLECQNLCFMGTNVVSGTALALVIGTGGNTYFGQLAQRVTSQDEQPNAFQSGIAKVSWLLIRFMLVMTPIVLLINGYTKGDWWEAALFALSVAVGLTPEMLPMIVTSTLARGAVKLSRQKVIVKRLDAIQNFGAMDILCTDKTGTLTQDKIVLERHTDVFGENSARVLHYAWLNSFYQTGLKNLLDVAVLSCAEVNGQPQALQQYRKVDEIPFDFERRRMSVVVAKDAQYHELVCKGALEEMLAICSHVRHNDEVIPLSDTLLARIRRITDDLNQQGLRVVAVANKILPAQNEEYGVADESDLILEGYIAFLDPPKESTAPALAALKQNGVTVKILTGDNELVAAKVCQDVGLQADRVLLGREIERMDDAELTQALADTTVFAKLTPLHKERLVQLLRKQDHVVGFMGDGINDAPALRAADIGISVDSAVDIAKEAADIILLEKSLMVLEQGVIEGRRTFANMLKYIKMTASSNFGNVFSVLIASAFLPFLPMLPLHLLIQNLMYDISQIAIPFDNVDDDQITRPQRWNSADLGRFMVFFGPISSIFDVLTFALMWWVFQANTAEMQTLFQSGWFVEGLLSQTLIVHMIRTRKIPFLQSRPSWPLLVTTLLVIATGVGLTFSPLAGFLQLQALPLGYFPWLIAILAGYMVLTQCVKGWFARRYGWQ, from the coding sequence ATGAAACTGAAAACTTTGCCACGCCGGCTACTGGGGCTGTTCAGCCGCAGCCTGCCGCGCCGTTTGGTACACCGCGACAGCCTGCTGGACAGCGTTAGCGCCGGCAGCCATGAAATGCAGCACGGCCTGGCCGAACAACGGTTGGCCAGCGCGGCCGCCACGGCCACCCAGCTTTACGAACGTTTCCACAGCCACCCGGAAGGCATCACGGAAACCGACGCGGCGCGTGCGCGCCAGCAGCACGGCGAAAACATCGTTGACGATCAGCAAAAAGAGGCTTGGTGGCAACACCTGTGGCACTGCTATCGCAACCCTTTCAATCTGCTATTGACCGCACTGAGCATGATCTCCTATGCCACCGAGGATCTGACTGCGGCGCTGGTGATCGCGCTGATGGTGGTGATCTCGACGCTGCTTAACTTTATCCAGGAAGCGCGCTCCAACAGAGCGGCTGATGCGCTGAAGGCGATGGTCAGCAACACCGCCACGGTGATCCGCAGCGACGCGCTGACCGGCAAAAGCGAGCATGTGGAGTTGCCGATCTCTCAACTGGTGCCCGGTGACATCATCAAACTGGCGGCCGGCGATATGATCCCGGCGGATCTGCGGCTGCTCACGGCGAAAGATCTGTTCATCAGCCAGGCGGCGTTAACCGGTGAATCGCTGCCGGTGGAAAAAAGCGCCGCGCCGCGCAGCCTGGCGGACGATCCGCTGGAATGCCAGAACCTGTGCTTTATGGGCACCAACGTGGTGAGCGGCACAGCGCTGGCGTTAGTGATTGGCACCGGCGGCAATACCTATTTCGGTCAACTGGCGCAGCGCGTTACCAGCCAGGATGAGCAGCCGAATGCCTTCCAGAGTGGGATCGCCAAGGTGAGCTGGCTGCTGATCCGCTTTATGTTGGTGATGACGCCGATCGTGCTGTTGATCAACGGCTATACCAAGGGCGATTGGTGGGAAGCGGCGCTGTTTGCGCTGTCGGTGGCGGTGGGGCTGACGCCGGAAATGCTGCCGATGATTGTCACTTCCACCCTGGCGCGCGGGGCGGTGAAGCTGTCGCGGCAGAAAGTGATCGTTAAACGGCTGGATGCGATCCAGAACTTTGGCGCCATGGATATTCTGTGCACCGATAAAACCGGCACCCTGACGCAGGACAAAATCGTACTGGAGCGCCATACCGATGTGTTTGGCGAAAACAGCGCGCGGGTGCTGCATTACGCCTGGCTGAACAGCTTTTACCAGACCGGGCTGAAAAACCTGTTGGATGTGGCGGTGCTTAGCTGCGCGGAAGTGAACGGCCAACCGCAGGCGCTGCAACAGTATCGCAAAGTGGATGAAATCCCGTTTGATTTCGAACGCCGCCGCATGTCGGTGGTGGTGGCGAAAGACGCGCAATACCACGAGTTGGTGTGCAAGGGGGCGCTGGAAGAGATGCTGGCGATCTGCAGCCATGTGCGCCATAACGATGAGGTGATCCCGCTGAGCGATACGCTGCTGGCGCGGATCCGCCGCATTACCGACGATCTTAATCAACAGGGGCTGCGCGTGGTGGCGGTGGCCAACAAGATCCTGCCGGCGCAAAACGAAGAGTACGGCGTGGCCGATGAATCGGATCTGATCCTCGAAGGTTACATCGCCTTCCTCGATCCGCCGAAAGAGAGCACTGCGCCGGCGCTGGCGGCGCTGAAGCAAAACGGCGTGACGGTGAAGATCCTGACCGGCGACAATGAGCTGGTGGCGGCGAAAGTCTGCCAGGACGTGGGGCTGCAGGCCGATCGCGTGCTGCTTGGCCGCGAAATCGAACGGATGGACGATGCCGAACTGACGCAGGCGCTGGCCGATACCACGGTGTTCGCCAAGCTGACGCCGCTGCACAAAGAGCGGTTGGTCCAGCTGTTGCGTAAGCAGGATCACGTGGTGGGCTTTATGGGCGACGGCATCAACGATGCCCCGGCGCTGCGGGCGGCCGATATCGGCATCTCGGTGGATTCGGCGGTGGATATCGCCAAGGAAGCGGCGGATATCATTCTGCTGGAAAAAAGCCTGATGGTTTTGGAACAGGGGGTGATCGAAGGGCGCCGCACCTTCGCCAACATGCTCAAGTACATCAAGATGACCGCCAGTTCCAACTTCGGCAACGTGTTCAGCGTGTTGATCGCCAGCGCTTTCCTGCCGTTCCTGCCGATGTTGCCGCTGCACCTGTTGATCCAGAACCTGATGTACGATATTTCGCAGATCGCGATCCCGTTCGACAACGTGGACGACGATCAGATCACCCGGCCGCAGCGCTGGAACTCCGCCGATCTTGGGCGTTTTATGGTGTTCTTCGGGCCGATCAGTTCGATCTTTGACGTGCTGACCTTTGCCCTGATGTGGTGGGTGTTCCAGGCCAACACGGCGGAGATGCAGACGTTGTTCCAGTCCGGCTGGTTTGTTGAAGGGCTGCTGTCGCAAACGCTGATTGTGCATATGATCCGCACGCGCAAGATCCCGTTCCTGCAGAGCCGCCCGTCGTGGCCGCTGCTGGTCACCACGCTGCTGGTGATCGCCACCGGGGTTGGGTTGACCTTCTCGCCGTTGGCCGGTTTCCTGCAACTGCAGGCTCTGCCGCTGGGGTATTTCCCGTGGCTGATCGCGATTTTGGCGGGCTATATGGTCCTGACCCAGTGCGTGAAAGGCTGGTTTGCGCGCCGCTACGGCTGGCAGTAA
- the dtnK gene encoding D-threonate kinase, with amino-acid sequence MQWNTPVLVIADDFTGANDAGIGLASAGAQVRVLFEPQVAAAQTQGVRVISTDSRAATAEEAAQRVRQALAGWPQGLGWVFKKIDSTLRGNLGAEAEAALLASGAPMALIAPAVPRLGRITRGGNCLIHGRLLTETEFASDPKTPITTASIQQRLQQQSALPCSRLPLAAVRGGELQAALAQLQQQHARFVIVDAETDDDLQRLMLAAARLPQRPLLIGATGLSDALGRLLADRRPAPLLAVIGSMSEMAQRQIAQLNASHAITLVDIDIEAMFQGWPQLALWRSTVVQALAQGRHCVIRTSRQAAQRQTIDQLCRQHRITRRRLGEDLCALLAQLTQEVLEIQTPAGLYLSGGDVALAVARGLGASGFQIHGQVAGCVPWGHLLNARHNLLVMTKAGGFGDENTLVEVIRFIEEKSSE; translated from the coding sequence ATGCAGTGGAACACACCGGTTCTGGTCATCGCAGATGATTTCACCGGCGCGAACGATGCCGGTATCGGGCTTGCCAGCGCTGGCGCCCAGGTCAGGGTGCTGTTTGAGCCGCAGGTAGCCGCCGCGCAAACGCAAGGAGTGCGGGTGATCAGCACCGACAGCCGGGCCGCCACAGCGGAAGAGGCAGCGCAGCGCGTTCGCCAGGCGCTAGCCGGCTGGCCGCAAGGATTGGGTTGGGTGTTCAAGAAGATCGATTCAACGCTGCGCGGCAACCTGGGCGCCGAAGCGGAAGCCGCGCTGTTGGCCAGCGGCGCGCCAATGGCGCTGATCGCCCCGGCGGTGCCCCGGCTTGGGCGCATTACCCGCGGCGGCAACTGCCTGATCCACGGCCGCTTATTAACGGAAACGGAATTCGCCAGCGATCCCAAAACGCCTATCACCACCGCCAGCATTCAGCAGCGCCTGCAACAACAAAGCGCCCTGCCCTGCAGCCGGCTGCCTTTGGCGGCGGTGCGCGGCGGCGAACTGCAAGCGGCACTGGCGCAGTTGCAGCAACAGCACGCGCGTTTTGTCATCGTTGATGCCGAAACCGATGACGATCTGCAACGCCTCATGCTGGCGGCGGCCCGCTTGCCACAGCGGCCGCTGCTGATCGGCGCAACCGGCCTGAGCGATGCCCTGGGCAGGCTGCTGGCCGACCGCCGCCCCGCTCCGCTGTTGGCGGTGATTGGCTCAATGAGCGAAATGGCGCAGCGGCAAATCGCACAGTTGAACGCCAGCCACGCCATCACGCTGGTGGATATCGATATCGAAGCGATGTTCCAGGGCTGGCCGCAGTTGGCGCTCTGGCGCAGCACCGTGGTTCAGGCACTGGCGCAAGGCCGGCACTGCGTGATCCGCACCAGCCGGCAGGCGGCGCAACGGCAAACCATTGACCAACTGTGCCGGCAGCACCGGATCACGCGCCGCCGGTTGGGGGAAGATCTGTGCGCGCTGCTGGCCCAACTGACCCAGGAAGTCCTGGAAATACAAACGCCGGCCGGGCTGTACCTTTCCGGCGGCGACGTGGCGCTGGCGGTCGCCCGCGGGCTGGGCGCCAGCGGCTTTCAGATTCATGGGCAGGTGGCGGGCTGTGTGCCCTGGGGCCACCTGTTGAACGCCCGGCACAATTTGCTGGTTATGACTAAAGCCGGTGGCTTTGGTGATGAAAATACCCTGGTAGAAGTCATCCGTTTCATTGAGGAGAAGTCGAGTGAGTAA
- the treR gene encoding trehalose operon repressor TreR: MQNRLTIKDIARLSGVGKSTVSRVLNNEGSVSPRTRERVEAVIRQQGFTPSKSARAMRGQSDKVVGIIVSRLDSPSENQAVRTMLPLLYQHGFDPIVMESQFETHLVQEHLHVLAQRNVDGVILFGFTGLTAAMLQPWQEKMVVMVREYEGFSSVCYDDAGAVNLLMERLRRQGHRHISYLGVHQSDATTGQRRYEAYLAACRQHNIEPRAALGELSYQNGFQHAAEVIVPETSALVCASDSIALGAIKYLQQQQITTIQVCAIGNTPLLSFLFPETLSVEFGYGSAGQQAAQQLLGQLSGELAIQRIVVPSRLS, translated from the coding sequence ATGCAAAACCGACTGACAATCAAAGATATCGCCCGCCTGAGCGGCGTGGGTAAATCCACCGTCTCCCGCGTGCTGAACAACGAAGGCAGCGTAAGCCCACGCACGCGCGAACGGGTGGAGGCGGTGATCCGACAACAGGGGTTTACCCCATCCAAGTCGGCGCGCGCCATGCGCGGCCAGAGCGATAAAGTGGTCGGAATTATCGTTTCCCGTCTGGACTCGCCGTCGGAAAACCAGGCGGTGCGCACCATGCTGCCGCTGCTGTATCAGCATGGGTTTGATCCGATCGTCATGGAAAGCCAGTTTGAAACCCACCTGGTGCAGGAACACCTGCACGTGCTGGCGCAGCGCAACGTGGATGGCGTGATCCTGTTCGGTTTTACCGGGCTCACCGCCGCCATGCTGCAGCCCTGGCAGGAAAAAATGGTGGTGATGGTGCGGGAGTACGAGGGTTTTTCTTCGGTTTGCTACGACGACGCCGGCGCCGTCAACCTGCTGATGGAGCGGCTGCGCCGCCAGGGCCACCGGCATATCAGCTACCTGGGCGTGCACCAAAGCGATGCCACCACCGGCCAGCGCCGCTACGAAGCCTACCTTGCCGCCTGCCGCCAGCACAATATCGAGCCACGCGCCGCACTGGGCGAACTTAGCTACCAAAACGGCTTTCAGCATGCCGCCGAGGTGATCGTGCCGGAAACCAGCGCGCTGGTGTGCGCCTCCGACAGCATCGCCCTCGGCGCCATCAAATACCTGCAACAGCAGCAAATCACCACCATCCAGGTGTGCGCCATCGGCAACACCCCGTTGCTCAGCTTCCTGTTTCCAGAGACGCTTTCGGTGGAGTTCGGCTACGGCAGCGCCGGGCAACAGGCGGCGCAACAACTGCTCGGGCAGCTCAGCGGCGAGCTGGCGATCCAACGTATTGTGGTGCCAAGCAGACTGTCATGA
- a CDS encoding iron-containing alcohol dehydrogenase, producing the protein MNINSTLISGYQALNDIGYLLTGKRSVLLVTDRNIARIPAAQAFIAQVRAGAGHLVVVDSVPPEPSQHDVAAILQQLPVQETDLVIGIGGGSVLDVAKLLSVLCIAQAPTLEALLAGEKPLRRATSLLIPTTAGTGSEATPNAILAIPEKETKVGIISPVMLPDYVALVPELTTSMPAQIAASTGIDALCHLIECFTATVANPVSDNYALIGMKKLFASLETAVAQPDNLQAKLDMLWASYYGGAAIAHAGTHLVHAMSYPLGGKYHIPHGVANAILLAPCMRFVRPAAVSKFAVAYDLIPDADASLSEEQKSHALVAYFADLVKRLQLPASLEALGIGSDHLPYLVEAALDVQRLMKNVPSKVSADDVRDIYLTLFPAKNT; encoded by the coding sequence ATGAATATCAACAGCACCCTTATCAGCGGCTATCAGGCGCTTAATGACATTGGTTACCTGTTAACGGGAAAGCGCAGCGTACTGCTGGTGACGGACCGGAATATTGCCCGTATCCCTGCCGCCCAGGCGTTTATCGCCCAGGTTCGCGCCGGCGCCGGGCATTTGGTGGTGGTGGATAGCGTGCCGCCGGAGCCGAGCCAGCATGATGTCGCCGCCATTTTGCAGCAGTTGCCGGTGCAGGAGACGGATCTGGTGATTGGCATCGGCGGCGGTAGCGTGCTGGACGTCGCCAAACTGCTGTCGGTGCTGTGCATTGCGCAGGCGCCAACGCTGGAGGCGCTGTTGGCCGGGGAAAAGCCGCTCAGGCGCGCCACGTCGCTGCTGATCCCCACCACGGCCGGCACCGGCTCGGAAGCCACCCCAAACGCGATCCTGGCGATCCCGGAAAAAGAAACCAAAGTCGGCATTATTTCACCGGTCATGCTGCCGGATTACGTGGCGTTGGTGCCGGAACTGACCACCAGCATGCCGGCGCAGATTGCCGCTTCAACCGGCATTGATGCGCTTTGCCACCTGATCGAATGCTTTACCGCCACCGTCGCCAACCCGGTGAGCGACAACTATGCCCTGATCGGCATGAAGAAACTGTTCGCCAGCCTGGAAACCGCCGTGGCGCAGCCGGACAACCTGCAGGCCAAACTCGACATGCTGTGGGCCTCTTATTACGGCGGCGCGGCGATCGCCCATGCCGGCACCCACCTGGTGCACGCCATGTCCTATCCGTTGGGCGGCAAGTACCACATTCCCCATGGCGTTGCCAACGCCATCCTGCTGGCGCCCTGTATGCGTTTCGTGCGCCCGGCCGCGGTCAGCAAGTTCGCCGTGGCCTATGACCTGATCCCCGATGCCGATGCCTCTCTAAGCGAGGAGCAAAAATCCCACGCGCTGGTGGCCTATTTCGCCGATCTGGTCAAACGCCTGCAGTTACCCGCCAGCCTGGAAGCGCTCGGCATTGGCAGCGACCATCTGCCGTATCTGGTGGAAGCGGCGCTGGACGTTCAGCGCCTGATGAAAAATGTCCCATCCAAGGTCAGCGCCGATGATGTGCGCGACATCTATCTGACGCTGTTCCCGGCTAAAAATACCTGA
- a CDS encoding DeoR/GlpR family DNA-binding transcription regulator, translated as MKGQSRLDQIMDYLKSHNLVTVDQLVTAISASPATIRRDLIKLDHEGVISRTHGGVTLNRFIPAQPTTVEKMQRNLAEKQAIAQRAVAFVKAGDAIILDAGTTMLELARQLTHLPLRVITADLHIALFLSEFKQIEVTIIGGRIDDSSQSCIGEHGRRLLRGINPDIAFVSCNSWSLEKGITTPTEEKAGLKQDLLANARRRVLLADSSKYGSWSLFCVAPLETLTDVVTDNHLKPEQQQALQDKGFTLALAAS; from the coding sequence ATGAAGGGACAAAGCCGCCTCGACCAGATTATGGACTATCTGAAAAGCCATAATCTGGTCACCGTTGATCAACTGGTTACTGCCATTTCAGCTTCACCGGCCACTATCCGCCGTGATCTGATAAAACTTGACCACGAAGGGGTGATCAGCCGGACGCACGGTGGGGTAACGTTAAACCGCTTTATCCCTGCACAACCCACGACGGTAGAAAAGATGCAACGCAATCTGGCGGAAAAACAGGCCATCGCGCAACGCGCGGTGGCGTTTGTCAAAGCCGGCGATGCCATCATACTGGACGCCGGCACCACCATGCTTGAACTGGCGCGCCAGCTCACGCACCTGCCGCTGCGGGTGATCACCGCCGATCTGCACATTGCGCTGTTCCTGTCGGAATTCAAACAAATCGAAGTCACCATTATCGGCGGGCGCATTGATGACAGCAGCCAATCGTGCATCGGTGAACATGGCCGCCGGCTGCTGCGCGGTATCAATCCCGATATCGCCTTCGTCAGCTGCAACTCCTGGAGCCTGGAGAAAGGCATCACCACCCCGACGGAAGAAAAGGCCGGGCTGAAGCAGGATCTGCTGGCTAACGCGCGCCGCCGGGTGCTGCTGGCGGACAGCAGCAAATACGGCTCCTGGTCGCTGTTTTGCGTCGCGCCGCTGGAAACGCTGACCGATGTGGTCACGGACAATCACCTCAAGCCCGAACAGCAACAGGCATTGCAGGATAAAGGCTTTACCCTGGCGTTGGCGGCGAGCTAA
- the treB gene encoding PTS trehalose transporter subunit IIBC produces the protein MSKVKQKDIDRLIVLVGGRENIATVSHCITRLRFVLNDPDKAKPKEIETLPMVKGCFTNAGQFQVVIGPEVGDYYQALTASAGVSEANKEQAKAAARQNMTLTERTISHFAEIFFPLLPALISGGLILGFRNVIGDIPMSSGQTLAQMHPAWKTIYDFLWLLGEAIFMFLPVAICWSTVKKMGGTPVLGIVLGITLVSPQLMNSYQLGTQLPEVWNFGWFTIEKVGYQAQVIPSILAGMALAWIETRLKKLIPDYLYLVVVPVVSLLLAVFLAHALIGPFGRMIGDGVAWAVKAVMTGSFAPIGAALFGFLYAPLVITGVHQTTLAIDMQMIQSMGGTPVWPLIAISNIAQASAVLGIIIISRKANEREVSVPAAISAYLGVTEPAMYGINMKYRFPMLCAMIGSAVASLICGLDGVLANGIGVGGLPGILSIQPQFWLVFSLAMLVAIVIPLLLTIMIYKRKARRGELPV, from the coding sequence ATGAGCAAAGTAAAACAGAAGGATATCGATCGTTTGATAGTCCTGGTGGGCGGCCGTGAAAATATCGCGACCGTGAGCCACTGTATTACCCGGCTGCGCTTTGTCCTTAACGATCCGGATAAAGCCAAACCCAAAGAAATTGAAACGTTACCGATGGTCAAAGGCTGCTTCACCAACGCCGGTCAGTTTCAGGTGGTCATCGGCCCTGAAGTGGGTGATTACTACCAGGCGCTGACCGCCAGCGCCGGCGTCAGCGAAGCCAATAAAGAACAGGCCAAGGCGGCGGCACGCCAGAATATGACCTTGACCGAACGCACCATTTCACACTTCGCCGAGATTTTCTTCCCCCTGCTGCCGGCGCTGATTAGCGGCGGTTTGATCCTGGGTTTCCGGAACGTTATCGGCGATATCCCGATGTCCAGCGGCCAAACGTTGGCGCAGATGCACCCGGCGTGGAAAACCATCTACGACTTCCTGTGGCTGCTCGGCGAAGCCATCTTCATGTTCCTGCCGGTGGCCATCTGCTGGTCGACGGTGAAAAAAATGGGCGGCACCCCGGTGCTCGGCATCGTGCTGGGCATCACCCTGGTATCGCCACAGTTGATGAACTCCTATCAGCTCGGTACGCAACTTCCGGAGGTGTGGAACTTCGGCTGGTTCACCATTGAGAAAGTGGGCTACCAGGCACAGGTGATCCCTTCCATCCTGGCCGGGATGGCGCTGGCCTGGATCGAAACCCGGCTGAAAAAACTGATCCCGGATTATCTGTATCTGGTGGTGGTGCCCGTTGTTTCGTTGCTGTTGGCCGTGTTCCTGGCACACGCGCTGATCGGCCCGTTTGGCCGCATGATCGGCGACGGCGTGGCCTGGGCGGTCAAAGCGGTGATGACCGGCAGCTTCGCGCCAATCGGTGCCGCCCTGTTCGGTTTCCTGTACGCGCCGCTGGTGATTACCGGCGTGCACCAGACCACCCTGGCGATCGATATGCAGATGATCCAAAGCATGGGCGGCACCCCAGTGTGGCCGCTGATCGCCATCTCCAACATTGCGCAAGCTTCCGCGGTGCTGGGCATCATCATCATCAGCCGCAAGGCCAACGAGCGTGAAGTCTCGGTTCCGGCGGCCATCTCCGCCTACCTTGGCGTGACCGAACCGGCGATGTACGGGATCAACATGAAGTATCGCTTCCCGATGCTGTGCGCCATGATCGGCTCTGCGGTCGCCAGCCTGATTTGCGGCCTGGACGGCGTGCTGGCCAACGGCATCGGCGTGGGCGGCCTGCCGGGCATCCTGTCGATTCAACCGCAGTTTTGGCTGGTGTTCTCGCTGGCGATGCTGGTGGCGATCGTCATTCCACTGCTGTTGACCATCATGATCTACAAACGTAAAGCCCGCCGCGGGGAACTGCCGGTCTAA
- a CDS encoding D-threonate 4-phosphate dehydrogenase, with translation MSKTIAVTMGDPAGIGPEIIIKSLAQGELAGAPAVVVGCAATLRRIIGMGITPPAELRLLGSMADARFAPGIINVIDEPLAQPDSLQPGRVQRQAGDLAYRCIKRATELALAGEVDAIATAPLNKEALHAAGHLYPGHTELLAKLTHSKDYAMVLYTDRLKVIHVTTHIALRKFLDTLNRERVETVIGMADTFLKRVGYAAPRIAVAGVNPHAGENGLFGDEEITIVGPAIQAMQAHGIDAYGPCPPDTVYLQCYEGQYDMVVAMYHDQGHIPLKLLGFYDGVNITAGLPFIRTSADHGTAFDIAWTGKAKSESMAISIKLAMQLA, from the coding sequence GTGAGTAAAACTATTGCAGTCACCATGGGCGATCCGGCGGGCATCGGGCCAGAAATTATCATCAAGTCGCTGGCGCAGGGGGAGCTTGCCGGCGCGCCGGCGGTGGTGGTGGGCTGTGCCGCTACGCTGCGGCGCATCATCGGCATGGGCATTACGCCGCCGGCGGAATTGCGGCTGCTTGGCAGCATGGCCGACGCCCGCTTCGCGCCCGGCATCATTAACGTGATCGACGAGCCGCTGGCGCAGCCGGATAGCCTGCAGCCAGGCCGGGTGCAACGGCAAGCCGGCGATCTGGCCTACCGCTGCATCAAGCGCGCCACCGAACTGGCGCTGGCCGGCGAGGTAGACGCCATCGCCACCGCGCCGCTCAACAAAGAGGCGCTGCACGCGGCCGGCCATCTTTACCCCGGCCACACTGAACTGCTGGCCAAGCTGACCCACAGCAAAGATTACGCCATGGTGCTGTATACCGACCGGCTGAAGGTGATCCACGTCACCACCCACATCGCCCTGCGCAAATTCCTGGATACGCTCAACCGTGAACGGGTGGAAACGGTTATCGGCATGGCGGATACCTTCCTCAAGCGCGTGGGCTACGCCGCGCCGCGCATCGCTGTCGCCGGCGTGAACCCGCACGCCGGGGAAAACGGCCTGTTCGGCGATGAGGAGATCACCATTGTCGGGCCAGCGATCCAGGCCATGCAAGCGCACGGCATTGATGCCTACGGCCCGTGCCCGCCGGATACCGTTTACCTGCAATGCTACGAGGGGCAATACGACATGGTGGTGGCGATGTACCACGATCAGGGGCACATTCCGCTCAAGCTGTTGGGTTTTTATGACGGGGTGAACATCACCGCCGGGCTGCCGTTTATCCGCACCTCGGCCGACCATGGCACCGCATTTGATATCGCCTGGACAGGCAAAGCGAAGTCTGAGAGCATGGCAATCTCGATCAAACTTGCCATGCAACTTGCCTAG